TACCTCATTCGGAATGCTTGAATCTCTGTAATTTCAGGTTCAATCAAAATTTTTGAGAACCCCTCAATGTTTCTCATATGCTTGAACCTACCTATATATAAAATCCCTTTATTAGCCACTCGAACAGTAATTGTTTTGGAACAAACTTAATCCttgaaaatctattttattatttacctTCAGCCCGTTCAATCTGCCAGAAGTTCAATACACATAGAACTACAGACGAAATAGTGGAGTTCCATAAATGATAGAACTCGATAGCCATATCTCCATATGCAACACACTTTATTTCATCAAACCTGTATGAACTCAAAAATATATAGTCTGAACACAAAGCAATATATTGCTCTAATTGctttaataaatgaaatatttacataaatatagTGAAAGTACGCACCCGATAtatacataagagtttgtgattacatatttagtgattcttgtatatgtgtccaagaaagtttcaatgatTTAGTGGTATGTGCTCTATATTTATGTCGTGGTAACTTCAGACTCtctgattggacgattttttatgcctacgtggacactctaagaggagtttatatctattttttagtatagtatatattgaTCATACACGTGGCCCAAGTCAAAACCCTCAAGCAGCGAAAACCTAGTCGTCCCGTCACCGTAACTGATTCGAATTCCAATTTAACGAGAAATAAAATAAGCAAAGACGAAGAGAAGCGTTAGATGATCGATGGCGTTCTACAGATCTCTAAGAAAGCTCGCTGAAACCAATCCCCTTAAAAAGTCCAGACCATTCTTCACCGCCGCCGCAGCTTCCGGCGGCACCGTTTCTCCGATCGCACCGTCGTTTTCGCCGCTGATCCCACAGTTCACGAACCGATTGTCTCCGCTTTCGAAATGGTTCGTCCCTCTCCACGGACCTCTATTCCTGTCTTCTCCTCCTTGGAAACTGCTCCAGTCCGCGACGCCTCTTCACTGGCGAGGAAACGGCGCCGTTTTGAGGGAGGTGGAGGCTCTGAGTGTTAGGTTGGATCGGATTAGGAGAAGAACGAGGTTAGGGTTACAACACGTGGATGATAATTTGGGCAAGGAGGAAGGTGGATGGATAATGGAGAGTTTTGTGAATGTGCCGAATATGATATCTATGGCTCGATTAGCATCTGGTCCTGTGCTTTGGTGGTATGTGTATCTCTTTTCTCATATTAGAGCATTACAAAATCTCAACTTTGATTGATTGTTTCTTGTATTGTAGGATGATCTTGAATGAGATGTATACTCCTGCTTTCATAGGGTTGGCTGTTTCTGGAGCTAGTGATTGGGTATATTCATCTTCTTTGGTGGTTAATTGTTAAGAGAGACATGGTTTTGAATCTTAATTTTCTGGGCTCTTTACTCTGTAGTTAGATGGTTTCATGGCTAGGAGAATGAAGATTGATTCTGTGGTTGGCTCTTACCTTGATCCTCTTGCTGACAAGGTAAATACCTAATGATCTTTT
The nucleotide sequence above comes from Brassica napus cultivar Da-Ae chromosome A9, Da-Ae, whole genome shotgun sequence. Encoded proteins:
- the LOC106366880 gene encoding cardiolipin synthase (CMP-forming), mitochondrial, with the translated sequence MAFYRSLRKLAETNPLKKSRPFFTAAAASGGTVSPIAPSFSPLIPQFTNRLSPLSKWFVPLHGPLFLSSPPWKLLQSATPLHWRGNGAVLREVEALSVRLDRIRRRTRLGLQHVDDNLGKEEGGWIMESFVNVPNMISMARLASGPVLWWMILNEMYTPAFIGLAVSGASDWLDGFMARRMKIDSVVGSYLDPLADKVLIGCVALAMVQKDLLHPGLVGIVVFRDVALVGGAVYLRALNLDWKWKKWSDFFNLDGASPQKVKPLFISKVNTVFQLALVAGALLQPEFGDPDTQTWITYLSWLVASTTMASTAAYGAQYMKNKPISMIKRS